One Gossypium raimondii isolate GPD5lz chromosome 3, ASM2569854v1, whole genome shotgun sequence genomic window carries:
- the LOC105794658 gene encoding polygalacturonase 1 beta-like protein 3, giving the protein MLNLWTFIFLCFLHLSSFNVVLGGVGDSLVSENPFTPKASVIRYWNKEIRREITKTHFLLSKVSPLTAVDSASFSKLAAQNDLASHLPSFCSSAKLFCFPDLSPSLEKHPKDERFAVYSNKNFSNYGTDRLAGVDSFKNYSEDSNIVVDSFHRYSRDSTGHKEQFANYASEGNVVDQNFHSYAASATGGSGNFNNYNREVNNPNLRFSSYGDDSNGHGQTFKQYTENANAGNGQSFSSYGKNGNGVPNDFSSYGKGANVIGSGFSGYGEAANGANDSFTSYGFDSNAPQNTFKSYGDGGNAAVNTFSSYRDQSNVGDDSFQSYAKNSNGEKVDFSNYGQSFNEGTDKFTGYGQGAVGQSIGFKIYGRNSTFKDYAKKEGIVFGRYNSGSSSETAQVKGGSSAVNKWVEPGKFFREKLLKQGTVMPMPDIKDKMPVRSFLPRTIVSKLPFSSSKIGELKRIFHAGDNSTLETVMLDALKECERAPSPGETKRCVGSAEDMIDFAASVLGRNVEVRTTENVKGSKQNIKIGSVKGINGGKVTKSVSCHQSLYPYLLYYCHSVPEVRVYEADILDPKSLEKINHGVAICHLDTSSWSSNHGAFLALGSGPGRIEVCHWIFENDMTWTISDS; this is encoded by the exons ATGCTGAATCTATGGACTTTTATCTTCCTCTGCTTTCTCCATCTCTCATCCTTCAAT GTTGTGTTGGGCGGTGTCGGTGATTCGTTGGTGTCGGAGAATCCATTTACTCCAAAAGCCTCGGTGATTCGTTACTGGAACAAAGAGATCCGCCGCGAAATAACCAAAACCCATTTTCTACTCTCCAAAGTTTCGCCGTTAACCGCCGTCGACTCGGCCAGTTTTTCAAAACTCGCCGCCCAAAACGACCTCGCTTCCCATCTCCCTTCTTTTTGTTCCTCTGCCAAACTCTTTTGCTTCCCCGATTTATCTCCGAGTCTCGAGAAACACCCCAAAGATGAAAGGTTTGCCGTCTACTCCAACAAGAATTTCTCCAATTACGGAACGGACCGACTCGCTGGAGTCGACTCGTTCAAGAACTACTCGGAAGACAGCAACATCGTCGTCGACTCGTTCCACCGATACAGTCGCGATTCGACTGGGCACAAGGAACAATTCGCCAATTACGCCAGTGAGGGCAACGTCGTCGACCAGAACTTCCACTCCTATGCGGCCTCCGCCACTGGCGGTTCCGGAAACTTCAACAACTACAACCGTGAAGTCAACAATCCCAATCTCCGTTTCTCTTCATATGGGGATGACTCCAACGGGCATGGGCAGACATTCAAGCAGTACACAGAGAATGCCAACGCCGGGAACGGGCAGTCATTCTCGAGTTATGGAAAAAACGGTAACGGCGTTCCTAACGACTTCAGTAGTTACGGAAAAGGAGCCAATGTGATAGGGTCAGGATTTTCCGGTTATGGAGAAGCAGCCAATGGGGCGAATGACAGTTTCACTTCCTACGGATTCGACTCTAATGCTCCACAAAATACGTTCAAGAGTTACGGAGACGGCGGAAATGCGGCGGTCAACACTTTCTCAAGCTATCGCGATCAATCCAATGTGGGTGACGATTCTTTCCAATCTTACGCCAAAAATTCCAATGGAGAGAAAGTCGATTTTTCAAACTATGGCCAATCTTTCAATGAAGGAACCGATAAATTCACGGGGTACGGCCAAGGAGCCGTGGGTCAATCCATTGGGTTCAAAATCTATGGAAGAAACAGCACTTTCAAGGATTATGCAAAAAAGGAGGGCATCGTTTTCGGTAGATACAACAGTGGCAGCTCCTCTGAAACTGCTCAAGTTAAGGGCGGTAGCAGTGCCGTGAATAAATGGGTGGAGCCGGGCAAATTCTTCCGGGAAAAGTTGTTGAAGCAGGGAACCGTGATGCCAATGCCGGACATTAAAGATAAAATGCCTGTAAGGTCATTTTTGCCCCGGACTATTGtttcaaaattaccattttcttcCTCCAAGATTGGTGAATTGAAGCGGATATTCCACGCGGGGGATAACTCCACACTGGAAACCGTAATGCTGGACGCTTTGAAAGAGTGCGAGCGAGCGCCGAGCCCGGGCGAGACCAAGCGATGCGTGGGGTCGGCGGAGGACATGATCGATTTCGCCGCCTCGGTTCTGGGGAGGAACGTGGAGGTTCGCACGACGGAGAACGTAAAAGGGTCAAAGCAGAACATAAAGATCGGAAGCGTTAAAGGAATCAACGGCGGGAAAGTAACGAAATCGGTTTCTTGCCATCAGAGTTTGTACCCGTATTTGCTTTACTATTGCCACTCGGTCCCCGAGGTCCGGGTCTATGAAGCGGATATTCTGGATCCGAAGTCACTGGAGAAGATCAATCATGGTGTTGCCATCTGTCATTTGGACACATCCAGTTGGAGTTCGAATCATGGAGCGTTCTTGGCATTGGGTTCGGGTCCGGGTCGGATCGAGGTGTGCCACTGGATTTTCGAGAATGACATGACTTGGACCATCTCTGATTCTTAA
- the LOC105794660 gene encoding uncharacterized protein LOC105794660 produces the protein MAATCGRRTLGFSCSSAKTIFTHLPSSTPANNKLPGLFSPNKISASRFSLRNLTFSRLPVEMGGAVTLIPLHSATASALFTSLLSLHNQNWGCLSEGFATPL, from the exons ATGGCGGCTACTTGTGGAAGAAGAACCCTAGGGTTCTCCTGCTCTTCGGCCAAGACCATTTTCACCCATTTACCATCCTCAACACCTGCTAACAATAAGCTACCCGGCCTTTTCTCTCCTAACAAAATTTCTGCTTCTCGATTCTCTCTCCGCAATCTCACTTTTTCCAG GCTCCCAGTGGAAATGGGTGGTGCAGTAACTTTGATACCTTTGCATAGTGCTACGGCTTCTGCTTTGTTCACTTCCTTGCTGTCTTTGCATAATCAAAACTGGGGGTGTTTGTCAGAAG GATTTGCAACTCCTCTATAG
- the LOC105794659 gene encoding uncharacterized protein LOC105794659 isoform X1, with protein sequence MAALAPGILLKLLNGMNTGVKPTSEHRSSLLQVTDIVPADLDEKNLWPKHGFYIKVSDSSHSIYVSLPSDQDDFVLSNKMQLGQFIYVDRLEPGSPVPVVKGAKPLPGRHPLVGTPEPLMGLRRKGEKSEQKQESKLHRRGSWGKGVNGTDEISSPLVLKPVPLDFDQCTPVKERSNLARTPMMSPMIRRVGKDGNVSGGIRCSFGGGLLAKMMDTKGESPALLRKSCAAPSSASKFPRSKSVIDREPRIPNSPLISAPLQEKKSSTPPPSLKRGRVAAAQQPESQLDNNSAIDNSKSLTMNLPGKLGMLGKEAVQQRETAQKIALQALRDVTATENLVRSLKMFSNLSKSAKPDAPAACFDQFLEFHAQIVQALSEIASVQAATGMSQTTKTEKNDKNGEDEPAILNEIGQNSMEQSKRRTALYKSIAGFPERSEQKRLLRSNSNSKVSSKLPTESCGGENDENKPVSSSLSNTIKLGKQIEAEAGSWFMNFLEKAVENGMKKGEGEGKKVPQSLILKVINWVEVEQCDANRRPVHPKAAQIARKLRIKMKNP encoded by the exons ATGGCGGCATTGGCACCTGGGATTCTGCTGAAATTACTCAATGGGATGAACACTGGGGTGAAGCCAACTAGTGAACATAGGAGTTCGCTTTTGCAGGTTACTGATATTGTGCCGGCTGATCTTGATGAGAAGAACCTTTGGCCTAAACATGGCTTTTACATCAAGGTCTCCGATTCTTCGCATTCCATTTACGTTAGTCTTCCTTCAGACCAAGATGATTTTGTTCTTAGCAACAAAATGCAACTTGGGCAGTTCATTTATGTTGATAGATTGGAGCCCGGCTCTCCTGTTCCTGTTGTTAAAGGTGCAAAGCCCCTCCCTGGAAGGCATCCTTTAGTTGGGACACCCGAGCCTTTAATGGGTTTAAGAAGAAAAGGGGAGAAAAGTGAGCAAAAACAAGAGTCTAAGCTGCATAGAAGAGGTTCTTGGGGCAAGGGTGTTAATGGGACTGATGAGATCTCTTCTCCTTTAGTTTTAAAGCCGGTACCCTTAGATTTTGATCAATGTACTCCGGTGAAAGAGCGGTCTAACCTGGCGAGAACTCCGATGATGTCTCCGATGATAAGAAGGGTAGGGAAAGATGGAAATGTTAGTGGTGGTATAAGGTGCTCTTTTGGTGGGGGATTGTTGGCAAAAATGATGGATACAAAAGGAGAAAGTCCAGCTTTGCTTAGAAAAAGCTGTGCTGCACCTTCCTCGGCCTCAAAGTTTCCAAGGAGCAAAAGTGTCATCGACCGGGAGCCTAGAATCCCAAACAGTCCTCTCATCTCAGCT CCATTGCAGGAAAAGAAAAGTTCAACACCACCACCAAGTTTAAAGCGTGGAAGGGTGGCGGCTGCCCAACAACCAGAATCTCAGCTTGATAATAACTCAGCCATTGATAACAGCAAAAGTCTAACCATGAATTTGCCTGGGAAACTTGGCATGCTGGGCAAG GAAGCTGTTCAGCAACGAGAAACGGCTCAGAAGATTGCTCTTCAAGCACTAAGAGATGTCACTGCCACAGAGAATCTAGTTCGCTCTCTCAA GATGTTTTCCAACTTAAGCAAATCAGCAAAACCAGATGCTCCAGCAGCATGCTTCGATCAGTTTCTGGAATTTCACGCGCAAATTGTGCAGGCCTTGAGCGAGATAGCCTCCGTTCAAGCAGCTACTGGAATGTCACAAACCacaaaaactgaaaaaaacGATAAAAATGGTGAAGATGAGCCAGCAATCTTGAACGAAATTGGGCAGAATTCAATGGAGCAAAGCAAAAGGCGAACTGCATTGTACAAATCAATTGCAGGGTTTCCGGAGAGAAGTGAACAAAAGAGGCTCCTAAGATCAAATTCCAACTCCAAAGTATCATCGAAACTGCCTACTGAATCATGTGGCGGTGAGAACGATGAAAATAAACCTGTATCGAGTAGCTTAAGCAACACGATAAAACTGGGGAAGCAAATAGAAGCAGAAGCAGGGAGCTGGTTCATGAACTTCCTAGAAAAAGCAGTGGAGAATGGTATGAAGAAAGGGGAAGGGGAGGGGAAGAAAGTTCCACAGTCACTGATATTAAAGGTAATTAATTGGGTAGAGGTGGAGCAGTGTGATGCCAACAGGCGACCGGTTCATCCAAAAGCAGCACAAATAGCTAGGAAGCTAAGGATTAAGATGAAGAACCCTTGA
- the LOC105794659 gene encoding uncharacterized protein LOC105794659 isoform X2: MAALAPGILLKLLNGMNTGVKPTSEHRSSLLQVTDIVPADLDEKNLWPKHGFYIKVSDSSHSIYVSLPSDQDDFVLSNKMQLGQFIYVDRLEPGSPVPVVKGAKPLPGRHPLVGTPEPLMGLRRKGEKSEQKQESKLHRRGSWGKGVNGTDEISSPLVLKPVPLDFDQCTPVKERSNLARTPMMSPMIRRVGKDGNVSGGIRCSFGGGLLAKMMDTKGESPALLRKSCAAPSSASKFPRSKSVIDREPRIPNSPLISAEKKSSTPPPSLKRGRVAAAQQPESQLDNNSAIDNSKSLTMNLPGKLGMLGKEAVQQRETAQKIALQALRDVTATENLVRSLKMFSNLSKSAKPDAPAACFDQFLEFHAQIVQALSEIASVQAATGMSQTTKTEKNDKNGEDEPAILNEIGQNSMEQSKRRTALYKSIAGFPERSEQKRLLRSNSNSKVSSKLPTESCGGENDENKPVSSSLSNTIKLGKQIEAEAGSWFMNFLEKAVENGMKKGEGEGKKVPQSLILKVINWVEVEQCDANRRPVHPKAAQIARKLRIKMKNP, encoded by the exons ATGGCGGCATTGGCACCTGGGATTCTGCTGAAATTACTCAATGGGATGAACACTGGGGTGAAGCCAACTAGTGAACATAGGAGTTCGCTTTTGCAGGTTACTGATATTGTGCCGGCTGATCTTGATGAGAAGAACCTTTGGCCTAAACATGGCTTTTACATCAAGGTCTCCGATTCTTCGCATTCCATTTACGTTAGTCTTCCTTCAGACCAAGATGATTTTGTTCTTAGCAACAAAATGCAACTTGGGCAGTTCATTTATGTTGATAGATTGGAGCCCGGCTCTCCTGTTCCTGTTGTTAAAGGTGCAAAGCCCCTCCCTGGAAGGCATCCTTTAGTTGGGACACCCGAGCCTTTAATGGGTTTAAGAAGAAAAGGGGAGAAAAGTGAGCAAAAACAAGAGTCTAAGCTGCATAGAAGAGGTTCTTGGGGCAAGGGTGTTAATGGGACTGATGAGATCTCTTCTCCTTTAGTTTTAAAGCCGGTACCCTTAGATTTTGATCAATGTACTCCGGTGAAAGAGCGGTCTAACCTGGCGAGAACTCCGATGATGTCTCCGATGATAAGAAGGGTAGGGAAAGATGGAAATGTTAGTGGTGGTATAAGGTGCTCTTTTGGTGGGGGATTGTTGGCAAAAATGATGGATACAAAAGGAGAAAGTCCAGCTTTGCTTAGAAAAAGCTGTGCTGCACCTTCCTCGGCCTCAAAGTTTCCAAGGAGCAAAAGTGTCATCGACCGGGAGCCTAGAATCCCAAACAGTCCTCTCATCTCAGCT GAAAAGAAAAGTTCAACACCACCACCAAGTTTAAAGCGTGGAAGGGTGGCGGCTGCCCAACAACCAGAATCTCAGCTTGATAATAACTCAGCCATTGATAACAGCAAAAGTCTAACCATGAATTTGCCTGGGAAACTTGGCATGCTGGGCAAG GAAGCTGTTCAGCAACGAGAAACGGCTCAGAAGATTGCTCTTCAAGCACTAAGAGATGTCACTGCCACAGAGAATCTAGTTCGCTCTCTCAA GATGTTTTCCAACTTAAGCAAATCAGCAAAACCAGATGCTCCAGCAGCATGCTTCGATCAGTTTCTGGAATTTCACGCGCAAATTGTGCAGGCCTTGAGCGAGATAGCCTCCGTTCAAGCAGCTACTGGAATGTCACAAACCacaaaaactgaaaaaaacGATAAAAATGGTGAAGATGAGCCAGCAATCTTGAACGAAATTGGGCAGAATTCAATGGAGCAAAGCAAAAGGCGAACTGCATTGTACAAATCAATTGCAGGGTTTCCGGAGAGAAGTGAACAAAAGAGGCTCCTAAGATCAAATTCCAACTCCAAAGTATCATCGAAACTGCCTACTGAATCATGTGGCGGTGAGAACGATGAAAATAAACCTGTATCGAGTAGCTTAAGCAACACGATAAAACTGGGGAAGCAAATAGAAGCAGAAGCAGGGAGCTGGTTCATGAACTTCCTAGAAAAAGCAGTGGAGAATGGTATGAAGAAAGGGGAAGGGGAGGGGAAGAAAGTTCCACAGTCACTGATATTAAAGGTAATTAATTGGGTAGAGGTGGAGCAGTGTGATGCCAACAGGCGACCGGTTCATCCAAAAGCAGCACAAATAGCTAGGAAGCTAAGGATTAAGATGAAGAACCCTTGA